Genomic window (Spirosoma sp. KCTC 42546):
CCTGTGCAGCTTTAGCGGCTCCTTTTTCGCCCCGAAGCTCCAGTGGTACCATCACGTTTTCGAGTGCAGTAAGGGTAGGAAGCAACTGGAAGTTCTGGAAGATAAACCCAACATGCTGGTTTCGAATGGCCGCACGCTGGTCTTCATTGAGTGTATCCAGCCGGATATCGTTCAGATAGACACTGCCCGACGAAGCCCGGTCCAGACCCGCGCATAATCCCAGCAGGGTAGTCTTGCCACTGCCCGATGGTCCCACAATGGAGAAGGTATCGCCCGGTTCCAGGGTGAAGTTCACGCTATGCAGCACGGTTAGGTCGCGGCCCCCGCTTGAATAGGTTTTGGTGAGATTTTCGACGCGCAGAATACTCATGGAAAAATCGTTTTAACGCAAAGACGCAAGGGAAGGTAAGGTTCGCAAATTATTCTTAGCGTACTTTGCGTTCTTTGCGTTTAAGTTATCTAACCGATGCAAAACCAATGAAGTTCTGCCAGAATCGCCAAACGTTCTATTCTGTGATAAGCGGCCTATTGATGCTCCTAACGGTCTGGGGGTGTGGCTCATCCGATACGAAAACAAATTCATCCACTACCAATGCCCCGGCAACCCAACCGGATTCTAAATCAGCCACCGCATCTAAAAAACAAATCGTGCTGTTTTACGGCAATAGCCTGACGGCAGGCTACGGTGTGGAACCATCGCAGGCTTTTCCAGCCCTGGTAGGGCAGAAAATCGACTCCGCTGGATTGAACTATACCGTTGTCAATGCTGGCCTGAGTGGCGAAACGACAGCCGGTGGAAAAAGCCGGATTAGTTGGGTGATGCGCCA
Coding sequences:
- a CDS encoding ABC transporter ATP-binding protein codes for the protein MSILRVENLTKTYSSGGRDLTVLHSVNFTLEPGDTFSIVGPSGSGKTTLLGLCAGLDRASSGSVYLNDIRLDTLNEDQRAAIRNQHVGFIFQNFQLLPTLTALENVMVPLELRGEKGAAKAAQALLERVGLGQRGHHYPTQLSGGEQQRVSLARAFANRPKLLFADEPTGNLDADTSATVVDLLFELNREAGTTLVLVTHDMELAARTQRIIRIKGGTVISDTKERKGERVKE